One region of Bosea sp. 29B genomic DNA includes:
- a CDS encoding dihydrodipicolinate synthase family protein — translation MLPVLPTPFTEAGAVDPEAMAGIVDFAVASGVDGVVFPGFASEVDELTAAERTTLLKVVVTGVGGRLPIVAGASAPTALEAISHCREALANGIRHAMIQAPKSVGTTTEAVSAFYGEIAAAVPGIEIVLQNAPAPRGSDLKPEAILQIVRDNPAITYVKEETLPSGLAISAIAAGMPAHLKGVIGGGGARYLIDEYNRGACGAMPAVELADVHVAMDRAYRSGDIERARELYMRTLPLLVIQFNFRMAFTKHVLTRRGVLTNQVVRAKVPPMDALDVAEIDAWLDACADLMTVEPREPKLGGGA, via the coding sequence ATGCTCCCGGTGTTGCCGACGCCGTTCACCGAGGCTGGAGCCGTCGATCCCGAGGCGATGGCGGGGATCGTCGACTTCGCCGTCGCCAGCGGCGTCGACGGCGTCGTGTTCCCGGGCTTCGCCAGCGAGGTCGACGAGCTCACTGCGGCCGAACGGACGACACTGCTGAAGGTGGTGGTCACCGGGGTCGGCGGACGCTTGCCGATCGTCGCCGGCGCGAGCGCTCCGACCGCCCTCGAGGCCATCTCGCATTGCCGCGAGGCCCTCGCCAACGGCATCCGCCATGCGATGATCCAGGCGCCGAAGAGCGTCGGCACCACGACAGAGGCCGTCTCGGCCTTCTATGGCGAGATTGCTGCGGCAGTGCCCGGCATCGAGATCGTGCTGCAGAACGCGCCGGCGCCGCGCGGCTCCGACCTCAAGCCCGAGGCGATCCTCCAAATCGTCCGCGACAATCCGGCGATCACCTATGTCAAGGAGGAGACGCTGCCGTCCGGCCTCGCCATCTCGGCGATCGCGGCCGGCATGCCGGCGCATCTGAAGGGCGTGATCGGCGGCGGCGGGGCGCGCTACCTGATCGACGAATACAATCGCGGTGCCTGCGGCGCGATGCCGGCGGTCGAGCTCGCCGATGTCCATGTCGCGATGGACCGGGCCTATCGCAGTGGCGACATCGAGCGCGCGCGCGAACTCTATATGCGCACGCTGCCGCTGCTGGTGATTCAGTTCAATTTCCGCATGGCCTTCACCAAGCATGTGCTGACGCGGCGCGGCGTGCTGACCAACCAGGTCGTGCGGGCCAAGGTGCCGCCGATGGATGCGCTTGATGTCGCCGAGATCGACGCCTGGCTCGACGCCTGCGCCGACCTCATGACGGTCGA
- a CDS encoding copper chaperone PCu(A)C: MTKFRFALAATALALNCGTALAQDYTAGPLKIEQPWTRATPGGAKVAGGYVAVTNTGSAPDRLLGGSSEIAGKVEIHEMSMNNGVMTMRGLPEGVELKPGAKLELKPGGYHIMFMDLKRQLKEGETIKGTLTFEKAGAVPVEFSVQSVGARAPAEAHKH; this comes from the coding sequence ATGACCAAGTTCCGCTTCGCCCTCGCCGCCACAGCCCTCGCGCTGAACTGCGGCACCGCCCTCGCGCAGGACTACACGGCCGGCCCGCTCAAGATCGAGCAGCCCTGGACGCGCGCCACCCCCGGTGGCGCCAAGGTCGCTGGCGGCTATGTCGCGGTCACCAACACCGGCAGTGCCCCCGACCGCCTGCTCGGCGGCAGCAGCGAGATCGCCGGCAAGGTCGAGATCCACGAGATGTCGATGAACAACGGCGTGATGACCATGCGCGGCCTGCCCGAGGGCGTCGAGCTCAAGCCCGGCGCCAAGCTCGAGCTGAAGCCCGGCGGCTACCACATCATGTTCATGGATCTGAAGCGCCAGCTCAAGGAAGGCGAGACGATCAAGGGCACCCTGACCTTCGAGAAGGCCGGAGCGGTCCCGGTCGAGTTCTCCGTGCAGTCGGTCGGCGCCCGTGCCCCGGCCGAAGCGCACAAGCACTGA
- a CDS encoding DJ-1/PfpI family protein: MTGDMTRRDWTGLAAAGALSGLLAGLPQAALAQPAGASTPRIAMLVHPDMVMLDLVGPLTVFSLLRAELHLVWKDRQPVANDLSLPVTPTTSYADCPADLDVLFIPGGLKGSVALMEDAQTLAFLADRGARARYVTAVCTGSLLLGAAGLLKGYRATGHWYIRDLLAAMGASVEHSRVVTDRNRITGGGVTAGIDFGLTVAAKLRDEETARLIQLVLEYDPQPPFDAGSPERAGAKLTGDVLARRKPLIDAARRNADLAKSRLSL; this comes from the coding sequence ATGACAGGTGACATGACACGACGCGACTGGACGGGCCTGGCAGCGGCCGGCGCGCTCTCCGGATTGCTCGCCGGGCTGCCGCAAGCCGCGCTGGCCCAGCCTGCCGGCGCGAGCACACCGCGGATCGCGATGCTGGTGCACCCCGATATGGTCATGCTCGACCTGGTCGGTCCGCTGACCGTGTTCTCACTGCTGCGGGCGGAGCTGCACCTGGTCTGGAAGGACCGGCAGCCGGTCGCGAATGATCTTAGCCTGCCGGTCACGCCGACGACGAGCTATGCCGACTGCCCGGCCGATCTCGATGTCCTGTTCATCCCCGGCGGGCTGAAGGGGAGCGTCGCGCTGATGGAGGATGCGCAGACACTCGCTTTCCTCGCCGATCGCGGCGCCCGGGCCCGCTATGTCACCGCGGTCTGCACAGGCTCGCTGCTGCTCGGCGCCGCCGGACTGCTGAAGGGCTATCGCGCCACTGGCCACTGGTACATTCGCGACCTTCTGGCAGCGATGGGAGCGAGCGTCGAGCACAGCCGCGTCGTCACCGACCGCAACCGCATCACCGGCGGTGGCGTCACGGCCGGAATCGATTTCGGCCTGACGGTCGCCGCCAAATTGCGTGATGAGGAGACGGCGCGCCTGATCCAGCTCGTGCTGGAATATGATCCGCAACCGCCTTTCGACGCCGGCTCGCCCGAGCGCGCCGGTGCCAAGCTCACCGGCGATGTGCTGGCGCGGCGCAAGCCCCTGATCGATGCCGCCCGGCGCAATGCCGACCTCGCCAAGTCCCGACTCTCGCTTTGA
- a CDS encoding copper resistance protein CopC: MTRQLHLLLILLGLAVASLATAGQAMAHAALTKTVPADGSVVASAPAEFSLSFSEPVSPLVLKLIGPDGTSRALTRFTLTDRTLAITAPSDLATGTHVLSWRVVSEDGHPVGGSVLFSVGAPSAAPAITASQTEPAVRIALWLGKFGLYLGLAFGIGGVAFMAWAAPLPAPVRRPIAGFLALGLLSLPIAFAAQGLDALTLPLSGALQPAAWQAAAASSFGRTALIATLGLLVALIALGVPGRSGRLLAIIAWLGTGAALAASGHASAAEPQFLTRPAVFLHAIGMAGWAGALLPLALALRQPDGAQTLQRFSRRIPVLLLFILLSGLALAIVQVERPQALLTTPYGLVLTGKLALVAALIGLGAFNRYRLTDAAVSGRANTRSRLTRIIAAEIAIIVAILAVVALWRFTPPPRALFAAAAQPASVHIHTEKAMADISLTPGRAGPVTITVSLLDGEFGPLAAKELRLALSRPEAGIEPIERQATKQADGSWRVGDLTLPVAGRWTIELEILVSDFEMTRLKETVEIRP; the protein is encoded by the coding sequence ATGACCCGGCAACTTCACCTCCTTCTCATCCTGCTCGGCCTCGCCGTCGCCTCGCTCGCGACGGCGGGACAGGCGATGGCGCATGCCGCCTTGACGAAGACTGTTCCGGCCGACGGCTCGGTCGTCGCCAGCGCGCCCGCCGAGTTCAGCCTGAGCTTCAGCGAGCCGGTCTCGCCGCTGGTGCTGAAGCTGATCGGCCCGGACGGGACGAGCCGCGCGCTGACGCGCTTCACGCTCACGGATCGGACGCTCGCGATCACGGCACCGTCCGATCTCGCCACTGGCACGCATGTGCTGAGTTGGCGTGTCGTTTCCGAGGACGGCCATCCCGTCGGTGGCTCGGTGCTGTTCTCGGTGGGTGCACCGAGCGCAGCGCCTGCCATCACCGCAAGCCAGACCGAGCCGGCCGTCCGCATCGCGCTCTGGCTCGGCAAGTTCGGGCTCTATCTCGGGCTCGCTTTCGGCATCGGCGGCGTGGCCTTCATGGCCTGGGCCGCCCCCCTGCCCGCACCCGTGCGCCGGCCGATAGCGGGCTTCCTCGCGCTCGGGCTGCTGTCGCTGCCGATCGCCTTCGCGGCACAGGGGCTCGACGCTCTGACACTGCCGCTTTCCGGTGCGCTTCAGCCAGCGGCCTGGCAGGCGGCCGCCGCGAGCAGTTTCGGCCGCACCGCGTTGATCGCGACGCTCGGTTTGCTCGTCGCACTGATCGCGCTCGGCGTGCCCGGTCGGAGTGGACGCTTGCTCGCAATCATTGCCTGGCTCGGCACCGGCGCGGCGCTTGCCGCCAGCGGCCACGCCAGCGCCGCTGAACCGCAATTCCTGACCCGCCCGGCCGTGTTCCTGCACGCGATCGGCATGGCCGGCTGGGCCGGCGCGCTGCTGCCTCTCGCTCTCGCCTTGCGACAGCCCGACGGGGCGCAGACGCTGCAGCGTTTCTCGCGACGCATTCCGGTGCTGCTGCTCTTCATCCTGCTCAGCGGCCTCGCTCTGGCCATCGTCCAAGTCGAGCGCCCGCAGGCGTTGCTGACCACTCCCTACGGCCTCGTACTCACCGGCAAGCTCGCGCTGGTCGCGGCGCTGATCGGCCTCGGCGCTTTCAACCGCTACCGGCTGACGGACGCGGCCGTATCCGGGCGGGCGAACACCCGCTCGCGGCTGACCCGGATCATCGCGGCTGAGATCGCGATCATCGTCGCCATCCTCGCCGTCGTCGCGCTCTGGCGTTTTACGCCGCCGCCGCGCGCCCTCTTCGCTGCGGCTGCCCAGCCAGCCAGCGTCCATATCCATACCGAAAAGGCGATGGCCGACATCAGCCTGACACCTGGCCGCGCTGGCCCGGTGACGATCACCGTCTCGCTGCTCGACGGCGAGTTCGGCCCGCTTGCGGCGAAGGAATTGCGGCTTGCCTTGTCACGGCCGGAAGCCGGCATCGAGCCGATCGAGCGGCAGGCCACCAAGCAAGCAGACGGCAGCTGGCGAGTCGGCGATCTGACGCTTCCCGTCGCCGGACGCTGGACCATCGAGCTCGAGATCCTGGTCTCGGATTTCGAGATGACCCGTCTCAAGGAGACCGTGGAGATCAGGCCATGA
- a CDS encoding YcnI family protein: protein MKSLSLAALVAAFTAGPAFAHVTLETQQAPVGSTYKAVLRVPHGCKGAATTKVRVRIPEGVIAVKPMPKPGWTLETTKGKYEKSYDYYGTPTAEGVTEVSWSGGKLLDEHYDEFVLRAYLAADLKPETTLYVPVVQECEGGAVERWIEIPAAGKSADDYKFPAPGVKLTPKK from the coding sequence ATGAAATCGCTTTCGCTCGCCGCCCTCGTCGCGGCTTTCACTGCCGGCCCGGCCTTCGCCCATGTCACGCTGGAAACCCAGCAGGCCCCGGTCGGCTCGACCTACAAGGCGGTGCTGCGCGTGCCGCATGGTTGCAAGGGCGCGGCCACGACCAAGGTCCGCGTCCGCATTCCCGAGGGCGTCATCGCGGTCAAGCCGATGCCCAAGCCCGGCTGGACGCTGGAGACGACCAAGGGCAAGTACGAGAAGTCCTACGATTATTACGGCACACCGACGGCTGAGGGCGTCACCGAGGTCAGCTGGAGCGGCGGCAAGCTGCTCGACGAGCATTATGACGAGTTCGTCCTGCGCGCTTATCTCGCCGCCGACCTCAAGCCGGAGACGACGCTCTACGTACCAGTGGTACAGGAATGCGAGGGCGGTGCGGTCGAGCGCTGGATCGAGATCCCGGCGGCCGGCAAGTCGGCTGACGATTACAAGTTCCCGGCGCCCGGCGTGAAGCTGACGCCGAAGAAGTGA
- a CDS encoding helix-turn-helix domain-containing protein has protein sequence MVPIGTLAERTGVKVETIRYYEQVGLLPEPERSEGNQRRYGRAHVERLAFIKHARDLGFAVESIRTLLRLSDTPGMACDEAHAIAAEHLEEVRDKIARLRSLEAELARIATVCSGGVAASDCAVIEALADHSRCEHHGH, from the coding sequence GTGGTGCCGATCGGGACGCTGGCCGAGCGGACCGGGGTCAAGGTCGAGACGATCCGCTATTACGAGCAGGTCGGCCTGCTGCCGGAGCCGGAGCGCTCCGAGGGCAACCAGCGCCGCTACGGCCGTGCCCATGTCGAGCGGCTCGCCTTCATCAAGCATGCGCGCGATCTCGGCTTCGCGGTCGAGAGCATCCGCACCCTGCTGCGGCTTTCGGACACACCCGGCATGGCCTGCGACGAAGCGCATGCGATCGCGGCCGAGCATCTCGAGGAAGTGCGCGACAAGATCGCGCGTTTGCGCTCGCTCGAAGCCGAACTTGCCCGGATCGCAACGGTTTGCTCGGGCGGGGTCGCCGCCAGCGACTGCGCCGTGATCGAAGCGCTGGCCGACCACAGCCGTTGCGAGCACCACGGCCACTGA
- a CDS encoding heavy metal translocating P-type ATPase → MATAAKTETETLSWKVGGMDCASCAAKIRGAVERLPGVSDVRLSVMSETLTLALDESRTRRDVIEKRVASLGYKTTPASAPRVAASEPSAACGCGHDHGPAEKAQGHAHKHDHKHDHGHDHAHGKGADHGHSLPGHVHEPTPDGVSWYQTGKGRLVLLTGALLAGAWLAKFTISETAAYWAFVVACVIGVVPVARRAFAAAAVGQPFTIEMLMTIAATGALVIGAAEEAALVVFLFAVGEVLEGVAADRARASIRALGDLVPKTAIVEENGETRQVDAAGLRVGQIVLVRPGDRIPADGAITDGVSGIDESPVTGESVPKTKGIGEQVYAGSVNREAALRVRVEKAAEDNTIARIIRLVEEAQEARAPTERFIDRFSRIYMPAIVGLAILVALVPPLAFGGEWSVWIYRALALLLIGCPCALVISVPASIAAALSTGARQGLLLKGGVVIEAAARTGVVAFDKTGTLTAGEPRVTEIVALGHDERKLIELAAAVETGSSHPLALAILARAKADGVPVRAAANAAAIAGKGVTGELDGVAIFVGAPRHAKDRASFDASALEAVERLETAGKTVAAVIADGQLAGLIALRDEPREDAAAAIAELKALGIRSVMLTGDNARTGAAIAGSLGLEHKAELMPDDKVTAIKALSREAPVMMVGDGINDAPALAAANIGVAMGSGTDVALETADGAVLKSRVRDIAAMIRLARAAMGNIRTNIALALGLKAVFLVTSVLGYTGLWVAILADTGATVLVTANALRLLRFNAGKAG, encoded by the coding sequence ATGGCCACCGCCGCAAAAACCGAAACGGAAACGCTGTCCTGGAAGGTCGGCGGCATGGATTGCGCCAGCTGCGCGGCGAAGATTCGCGGCGCGGTCGAGCGCTTGCCCGGCGTTTCCGATGTGCGTCTCTCGGTGATGTCCGAGACACTGACGCTCGCCCTCGACGAGAGCCGGACCCGGCGCGACGTCATCGAGAAGCGCGTCGCCAGCCTCGGCTACAAGACGACGCCGGCGAGTGCGCCGCGCGTGGCCGCCTCCGAGCCGAGCGCGGCTTGTGGCTGCGGCCATGACCACGGCCCGGCAGAGAAGGCGCAGGGCCACGCGCACAAGCACGACCACAAGCACGATCACGGCCATGACCATGCCCACGGCAAGGGTGCCGACCATGGCCACAGCCTGCCCGGCCATGTCCACGAGCCGACGCCGGACGGCGTCTCCTGGTACCAGACCGGCAAGGGCAGGCTCGTCCTCCTGACCGGCGCGCTGCTCGCCGGCGCCTGGCTCGCCAAATTCACGATCTCCGAGACCGCCGCCTATTGGGCCTTCGTCGTCGCCTGCGTGATCGGCGTCGTGCCGGTGGCCCGGCGCGCTTTTGCGGCGGCGGCGGTCGGCCAGCCATTCACCATCGAGATGCTGATGACGATCGCCGCGACCGGCGCGCTCGTCATCGGTGCGGCCGAGGAGGCGGCGTTGGTCGTCTTCCTCTTCGCCGTCGGCGAGGTACTGGAAGGTGTCGCCGCCGACCGTGCCCGCGCCTCGATCCGGGCGCTGGGCGATCTCGTGCCCAAGACAGCAATTGTCGAGGAGAACGGCGAGACTCGCCAGGTCGACGCTGCCGGGCTGAGGGTCGGCCAGATCGTGCTGGTGCGCCCGGGCGACCGCATCCCGGCCGATGGTGCGATTACCGACGGCGTCTCCGGCATCGACGAGAGCCCGGTCACTGGCGAATCCGTGCCGAAGACCAAGGGCATCGGCGAACAGGTCTATGCCGGCTCGGTCAATCGCGAGGCGGCGCTGCGCGTGCGCGTCGAGAAGGCGGCTGAGGACAACACCATCGCCCGCATCATCCGCCTGGTCGAGGAAGCCCAGGAGGCGAGGGCACCGACCGAACGCTTCATCGACCGCTTCTCGCGCATCTACATGCCGGCGATCGTAGGGCTCGCCATCCTGGTCGCGCTGGTGCCGCCGCTCGCCTTCGGCGGCGAGTGGTCGGTCTGGATCTACCGGGCGCTGGCGCTGCTGCTGATCGGCTGCCCCTGTGCGCTGGTCATCTCGGTGCCGGCCTCGATCGCGGCGGCGCTCTCGACCGGCGCGCGCCAGGGCCTGCTGCTCAAGGGCGGCGTGGTGATCGAGGCTGCGGCGCGCACCGGCGTCGTCGCCTTCGATAAGACGGGAACGCTGACCGCGGGCGAGCCACGCGTCACCGAAATCGTTGCGCTCGGCCATGACGAGCGCAAGCTCATCGAGCTCGCCGCTGCGGTCGAGACCGGTTCCAGCCATCCGCTGGCGCTCGCCATCCTCGCTCGCGCCAAGGCGGATGGTGTCCCGGTGCGTGCCGCTGCCAATGCGGCCGCGATCGCCGGCAAGGGCGTCACCGGCGAGCTCGACGGCGTCGCCATCTTCGTTGGCGCGCCGCGCCACGCCAAGGATCGCGCCAGCTTCGACGCAAGTGCACTGGAAGCGGTCGAGCGGCTCGAAACGGCCGGCAAGACCGTCGCCGCCGTCATCGCCGACGGCCAGCTCGCCGGCCTGATCGCCCTGCGCGACGAGCCGCGCGAGGACGCTGCCGCCGCCATCGCCGAGCTCAAGGCGCTCGGCATCCGCTCGGTGATGCTGACCGGCGACAATGCCCGCACCGGCGCGGCCATCGCCGGCTCGCTTGGCCTGGAGCACAAGGCCGAATTGATGCCGGACGACAAGGTCACGGCGATCAAGGCTCTGTCGCGCGAGGCGCCGGTGATGATGGTCGGTGACGGCATCAACGACGCCCCGGCGCTGGCCGCCGCCAATATCGGCGTCGCCATGGGCTCCGGCACCGATGTCGCGCTCGAGACCGCCGATGGCGCCGTGCTGAAGAGCCGGGTGCGCGATATCGCCGCCATGATCCGGCTGGCACGGGCGGCGATGGGCAATATCCGCACCAATATCGCGCTCGCGCTTGGCCTGAAGGCGGTGTTCCTGGTCACCAGCGTGCTCGGCTATACCGGCCTCTGGGTCGCGATCCTCGCCGATACCGGCGCGACCGTGCTGGTCACCGCCAACGCGCTGCGCCTGCTGCGCTTCAACGCCGGCAAGGCCGGCTGA
- a CDS encoding isoprenylcysteine carboxylmethyltransferase family protein: MSGMEIASYLMAVVYVISFFVLSTLLAEEAGRPVWLFGRGKEKQTLPALLFRLAFAGAVLWPLWLAAFGNPVKDDPLAAALDGPWFDVLGHLLVVIGAGVALLSQRAMGSSWRIGAAEGEQGAIVDSGPFAISRNPVFVGQALLFIGLFIVLPSLVQAALTLALLIAIRLQVAIEERVLSASLGQPYLVYKARVRRWLGVSGGTAGEAA; this comes from the coding sequence ATGTCCGGCATGGAGATCGCCAGCTATCTGATGGCCGTCGTCTACGTCATCAGCTTCTTCGTCCTGTCGACGCTACTGGCGGAGGAGGCCGGTCGCCCGGTCTGGCTCTTCGGCAGGGGCAAGGAGAAGCAGACGCTGCCGGCGCTGCTTTTCCGCCTCGCCTTCGCCGGTGCCGTGCTTTGGCCGCTCTGGCTCGCCGCCTTCGGCAATCCGGTAAAGGACGATCCGCTGGCGGCGGCGCTGGACGGGCCCTGGTTCGACGTGCTCGGCCATCTCCTCGTCGTCATCGGCGCCGGTGTCGCGCTGTTGTCGCAACGCGCCATGGGCTCCTCCTGGCGTATCGGTGCGGCCGAGGGCGAGCAGGGCGCGATCGTCGACAGCGGCCCCTTCGCGATCTCGCGCAACCCGGTCTTCGTCGGTCAGGCCCTGCTGTTCATCGGCCTCTTCATCGTTCTGCCGAGCCTCGTCCAGGCGGCGCTGACTCTGGCGCTGCTGATCGCGATCAGGCTGCAGGTGGCGATCGAGGAGCGCGTGCTCAGCGCTTCGCTCGGTCAGCCCTATCTCGTCTACAAGGCCCGCGTCCGGCGTTGGCTCGGCGTCAGTGGCGGCACTGCGGGAGAGGCCGCATGA
- the lspA gene encoding signal peptidase II, with protein sequence MSWSRRLSFAVAVALAAAGLDQASKWLMLEIVLNPPELIELTPFLNLRLGFNTGVSFGLFRDTLEAWPGLLGLFKFAAGLGLLAWAAFAGHRLERIGLALMAGGAFGNAIDRWRQGAVTDFLDLHWGDWHWPTFNGADIALSCGVALMLLAALPVMNRAPAQRTNGAS encoded by the coding sequence ATGAGCTGGTCGCGCAGGCTAAGCTTTGCCGTTGCCGTCGCGCTCGCGGCCGCCGGTCTCGATCAGGCCAGCAAATGGCTGATGCTGGAGATCGTGCTGAACCCGCCCGAGCTGATCGAGCTCACGCCCTTCCTCAATTTGCGCCTCGGGTTCAACACCGGCGTCAGCTTCGGCCTGTTCCGCGACACGCTCGAAGCCTGGCCCGGCCTGCTCGGGCTGTTCAAGTTCGCGGCCGGCCTCGGCCTGCTGGCCTGGGCGGCGTTCGCAGGGCACCGGCTCGAACGCATCGGCTTGGCGCTGATGGCGGGCGGGGCCTTCGGCAATGCGATCGACCGTTGGCGCCAGGGCGCGGTCACCGATTTCCTCGACCTGCATTGGGGCGACTGGCACTGGCCGACCTTCAACGGCGCCGACATCGCACTGAGCTGCGGCGTAGCGCTGATGCTGCTGGCCGCGCTGCCGGTGATGAACCGGGCGCCGGCCCAGCGCACGAACGGAGCATCCTGA
- a CDS encoding cation diffusion facilitator family transporter has translation MGAGHSHGGSAGTAAGRHKSRLAMAFGLTFSFMLAEVIGGLWTGSLALLADAAHMLTDAGGLALALVAIRFAEKPATPQRTYGYVRMEILSALANAVVLLLLTVYILYEAYQRFLDPPPILGGPMLAVAVVGLIVNLISMKLLAGGSSESLNVKGAYFEVLSDMLGSLGVIIAAVIVMATGWTLADPIVGAGIGLFIVPRTWILLKQAVHILMEGTPPEVDIAFLEKSLLALPGVAAVHDLHVWTLTSGLDAMSAHIVVADMAQGRETLVQANRLLAEEFGLRHTTIQIEDEAIRRTDGHEQRL, from the coding sequence ATGGGAGCCGGACATTCGCATGGCGGCAGCGCCGGCACGGCGGCGGGGCGGCACAAGTCGCGGCTCGCCATGGCCTTCGGCCTGACCTTCTCCTTCATGCTCGCCGAGGTGATCGGCGGCCTGTGGACCGGCAGCCTCGCGCTGCTGGCCGATGCCGCGCATATGCTGACCGATGCCGGCGGGCTTGCCCTGGCGCTGGTCGCGATCCGCTTCGCCGAGAAGCCGGCGACGCCGCAGCGGACCTATGGCTATGTCCGGATGGAGATCCTGTCGGCGCTCGCCAACGCCGTCGTCCTGCTGCTGCTGACGGTCTACATCCTCTACGAGGCCTATCAGCGCTTCCTTGATCCGCCGCCGATCCTCGGCGGGCCGATGCTCGCCGTCGCGGTGGTCGGGCTGATCGTCAATCTGATCAGCATGAAGCTGCTCGCCGGCGGCTCCTCCGAAAGCCTCAACGTCAAGGGAGCCTATTTCGAGGTGCTGAGCGACATGCTCGGCTCGCTCGGCGTCATCATCGCGGCCGTGATCGTGATGGCGACCGGCTGGACGCTCGCCGACCCGATCGTCGGCGCCGGCATCGGCCTGTTCATCGTGCCGCGAACCTGGATCCTGCTGAAGCAGGCGGTCCACATCCTGATGGAAGGCACGCCGCCGGAGGTCGATATCGCCTTCTTGGAAAAGTCGCTGCTGGCGTTGCCGGGCGTCGCCGCCGTCCACGACCTGCACGTCTGGACGCTGACCTCGGGCCTCGATGCGATGAGCGCGCATATCGTCGTCGCCGACATGGCGCAGGGGCGTGAGACGCTCGTTCAGGCCAATCGGCTCCTCGCCGAGGAGTTCGGGCTCAGGCACACCACCATCCAGATCGAGGACGAGGCGATCCGCCGGACCGATGGTCACGAGCAGCGCCTCTAG
- a CDS encoding DsbA family protein, with protein sequence MLDRRLILQSLAFGLAGSLSLPALAQAPTALLDPGPLPEKVFGAAEAPVTVIEYASLTCHHCMNFHMKTWPEFKGKYVDSGKVRFIIREFPLDPLAMAGFMLARCAGEDKWYPVVDMLYRTQESWAHSDNPLDGLTQAMRQTGMGKDGVEACLKREDIYQGIKQVSERGKGFGVESTPTFFVNGKKEVGALSLEQFDAILAPLLAGR encoded by the coding sequence ATGCTCGACCGCCGCCTCATTTTGCAGTCCCTCGCCTTCGGCCTTGCCGGCTCGCTCTCCTTGCCCGCGCTCGCCCAGGCACCAACCGCCCTGCTCGACCCCGGACCGCTGCCGGAAAAGGTCTTCGGTGCGGCGGAGGCGCCGGTGACGGTGATCGAATACGCCTCGCTCACCTGCCATCACTGCATGAATTTCCACATGAAGACCTGGCCGGAGTTCAAGGGGAAGTATGTCGACAGCGGCAAGGTGCGCTTCATCATCCGCGAATTCCCGCTCGATCCGCTGGCGATGGCCGGGTTCATGCTCGCCCGCTGCGCCGGCGAGGATAAATGGTACCCGGTCGTCGACATGCTCTACCGCACGCAGGAAAGCTGGGCCCACTCCGACAATCCGCTGGACGGGCTGACCCAGGCGATGCGCCAGACCGGCATGGGCAAGGACGGCGTCGAGGCCTGCCTGAAGCGCGAGGACATCTATCAGGGCATCAAGCAGGTCTCCGAGCGCGGCAAGGGCTTCGGCGTCGAGTCGACACCGACCTTCTTCGTCAACGGCAAGAAGGAGGTCGGCGCACTCTCGCTCGAGCAGTTCGACGCGATCCTGGCGCCGCTGCTAGCCGGGCGCTGA